Part of the Laribacter hongkongensis DSM 14985 genome is shown below.
GGAATCCAGATGTCGTGCAGACCTTCGAATTCCGCCGGCTGCGCCAGGTTGAGCTCGATGATGATCTTTTTGGCGAGGATGGCAAAACTGGCCGAATTGCCCACCGACGAACTCGGCACGATGCCGCCGTCTTCGGTGATCGCCACCGCTTCCAGCACGGCCACGTCGAGGTCGCCGTACTGGCCGGCGCGCAGGAACTCCACCGTTTCCGACAGGTGCTGGTCGGTAAACATCACTTCGCCGCGGTTGATGGCCGCCCGCAGGGTGGTATCGACCTGGAACGGCATCCGCCGCGCCAGCACGCCGGCTTCGACCAGGATCTTGTCCGAATCGTGTCCGAGCGACGCGCCGGTGATCAGGGTGATCTTGAGCGGCTGCTGCTGTGCCCGGTGGGCCAGTGCCACCGGAATGTCCTTGGCATCGCCGGCGCGGGTAAAGCCGCTCATCCCGACAACCATGCCATCCTGGATCAGGCCGGCGGCTTCATCCGCACTCATGACACGGTTGAGCAGTGACGGCATACGGATGCGATCTTGGTACATGCGGCTGTTCTCCTTGCAAGCCATGATTCCGGTTGCAGGTGGGCCCGGTGGTTCACCTGCTGCCGCATGGCGGAGCCAAACCCCTGCCATGCCGGGCGTGAAACCGATTATGGCAATAAACATTACCGATATCCATCATGCCTGCATCAGGGAAATCCCCAATTGGCATAACCGGCAATCAGGCGTGGCCCTCCGGCAGCACCGGTGTGTCGGCGTCATCGGCTCCGGCCTTTTCCTTCCAGCCGGCGGGAATGCTCTTGCCCGGCTTCACGCCCAGTTCACGCAGGCGCTCGGTCTGGCGCACCAGGTTGCCGCGACCGCTGGAAAGCTTGTTGCAGGCACCGTCGAAAGCCTGGCGGGTTTGCGTGAGATGGCGGCCGATGTCGTCCAGATCCCCGATGAAGCCGACAAACTTGTCGTACAGCGCACCGGCCTGGCGGGCGATTTCCTGCGCGTTGTGCGACTGCTGCGCCTGCCGCCACAGGTTGGCGATGGTGCGCAGGGTGGCCAGCAGGGTGGACGGGCTGACCAGCAGCACATTGCGGGCATAGGCATCGGCAAACAACTCGCGGTCTTCGGTGACGGCCAGCATGAAGGCCGGCTCGACCGGGATGAACAGCAGCACGAAATCCAGTGAACGCAGGTCATACAGCGTGTCGTAACGCTTGGCCGACAAACCCTTTACGTGGGCACGCACGGCATCGAGGTGCTGGCGCAGCGCCAGTTGCCGCGCGGCGTCCTCCTCGGCTTCGACGTAGCGGCTGTAAGCTGTCAGCGTCACCTTGCTGTCGATGACGATGTCGCGCCCTTCCGGCAGGTGCACCACCACGTCGGGCTGGTGGCGCTGGCCGTCTTCACGGGTGAAGCTCGTCTGCACTTCGTATTCCTGCCCGCGGCGCAGGCCGGAGGATTCGAGCACGCTTTCCAGTACCACTTCGCCCCAGTTGCCCTGCTGCTTGTTGCTGCCCTTGAGGGCGCGGGTCAGGTTGACAGCGTCGTCGCTGATCTTGCGGTTGAGTTCTGCCAGACGCAGCACTTCCTGTTGCAGGGAAAAACGCTCCTTGGCTTCCTGGGCGTAACTGCTTTCCACCTTGCGGGTGAATTCGCCCAGCCGTTCGCGCAGGGGTTCGAGCACGGCGCCGAGGCTTTCGCGGTTCTGCTCGACAAAGCGGCGGGATTTTTCTTCCAGCAGTTCGTTGGCGACATTGCGGAACTGTACGGACAGCTGCTCGCGTGCTTCGCGCAGCAGGGCCAGTTTTTCTTCGCCCTGGGCGACTTCGGCCTGCAGGCGGGTTTCGGCCTGTGCGCACTGTGCCCGCAGTTCGGCAACCAGCTGCTGCGCCGCTTCCTGCTGGCCACGGCTGTGTTGCAGGGCGGCTTCCAGCTCGGGCAGGCGCGCAGCCCGCTCCAGCAGTTGCGCCCGTTCACTGCGCAGGGCGTCCAGTTGTGCCAGCCACGCTGACTGGCGCGCCTCGGCCTGCGCCAGTGCAGCCTGCTGTTCGGACAGCCGCTCCTGGGCGGTGCGCTGGCGTTCTTCCTGCTGTGCAAGGCTGGTCTGCCAGGCGCTTTCCCGCCGGGCCCACTGTCCGCGCCACCACAGCCAGGCCACGGCGACTCCGGCGGCCATGCCGGCCAGACAGGCCATGATGATCAGCAATACATTCATGTCGGCTTCCTGCTCGTCCCGGTTTACAAGGGACGCAAGGATAGCAAAAGTCGGGAATCAGGCCGTGACCGGGTTGCGCCAGCGCACCAGCTCGGTCGCCGTTTGCGGTCTGGCAAAGAAAAAGCCTTGCAGGGAAGTGCAGCCCAGCGCCCGCAGCTGGTTGGCCTGCAACGAGGTTTCCACACCTTCGGCGACAATTTCCAGTGCCAGGCTGTGCCCCAGCGCGATGATGGAACGCACGATGGCCAGGTTGGCCGGATCGTCGAGCTGGCAGACGAACGAGCGGTCGATTTTCAGCACCTGGACCGGATAACGGCACAGGTAACTCAGCGAGGAGTAGCCGGTACCGAAATCGTCGATCGCCAGCGAGACGCCCAGATCACGCAGGTCGGCCAGCCGTTCGGCGGCGCCATTACCGTCGTACAGGGCCCGTTCGGTGAGCTCGAGCTCCAGCCACTGCGGCGGCAGGCCGCTGGCCAGCAAGTGGCCTTGCAGGCGCTTGATGAAATTCGGTTCGAGGATTTCGCGGGCGGAGAGGTTGACGGCAACCCGGCACGGACAGCCGGCATCCAGCCAGATGCGCGCCTGGCGGCAGGCTTCGCCCAGCACCCAGTCCCCCAGCACGGCGATGTAGCCGCTTTCTTCGGCCACCGGA
Proteins encoded:
- the rmuC gene encoding DNA recombination protein RmuC, which encodes MNVLLIIMACLAGMAAGVAVAWLWWRGQWARRESAWQTSLAQQEERQRTAQERLSEQQAALAQAEARQSAWLAQLDALRSERAQLLERAARLPELEAALQHSRGQQEAAQQLVAELRAQCAQAETRLQAEVAQGEEKLALLREAREQLSVQFRNVANELLEEKSRRFVEQNRESLGAVLEPLRERLGEFTRKVESSYAQEAKERFSLQQEVLRLAELNRKISDDAVNLTRALKGSNKQQGNWGEVVLESVLESSGLRRGQEYEVQTSFTREDGQRHQPDVVVHLPEGRDIVIDSKVTLTAYSRYVEAEEDAARQLALRQHLDAVRAHVKGLSAKRYDTLYDLRSLDFVLLFIPVEPAFMLAVTEDRELFADAYARNVLLVSPSTLLATLRTIANLWRQAQQSHNAQEIARQAGALYDKFVGFIGDLDDIGRHLTQTRQAFDGACNKLSSGRGNLVRQTERLRELGVKPGKSIPAGWKEKAGADDADTPVLPEGHA